The following proteins are encoded in a genomic region of Candidatus Dependentiae bacterium:
- a CDS encoding transposase: protein MSLQTVSLIELAWELYSCKLKPDQIAVKIKKDRATVYRWISGIKQCGIRRFLHKYQNSKKGRRQKRKTDPIMKARIYAIREKYHQCCGEKIKYWMRHDYGIDIALCTIYRVLGQKYRLRSEWKRNLKRGPVPKASAPRKVIQNDTVDFGGLFAYTAIDIFGRDAQVIMSTGIQASDGARALKQQMRYFEFCDLLQRDGGSEFEKEWEQTARQYCHKIRTSRPYRKNEQAYIESFNRTLRKECLGWRNYKKKDLRLVQQKVNQFLDFYNNTRPHLSLNLMSPKQYLSHLR, encoded by the coding sequence ATGTCCTTACAAACTGTTTCTTTGATAGAACTGGCGTGGGAGCTTTACTCTTGTAAGCTCAAACCAGACCAGATTGCAGTTAAGATTAAGAAGGACCGCGCCACTGTATATCGTTGGATTTCTGGAATCAAACAGTGTGGTATCAGAAGATTTTTGCATAAGTACCAGAACTCCAAGAAAGGACGAAGACAGAAGCGTAAAACTGATCCAATCATGAAAGCTCGCATCTATGCTATTAGAGAAAAGTATCATCAATGCTGCGGGGAGAAGATTAAATACTGGATGAGACATGATTATGGGATTGATATTGCCCTTTGTACGATTTACCGAGTGCTTGGACAAAAATATCGGTTAAGGTCAGAATGGAAGAGAAATCTAAAGCGAGGACCGGTCCCGAAAGCGAGTGCTCCCAGGAAGGTCATCCAGAACGATACGGTAGACTTTGGCGGGTTATTCGCATACACAGCCATAGATATCTTCGGTAGAGACGCTCAAGTCATTATGAGTACCGGCATTCAAGCTTCCGATGGAGCCAGGGCGTTAAAACAACAGATGAGATACTTTGAGTTCTGTGATCTGCTCCAAAGAGACGGCGGCTCGGAGTTTGAAAAAGAATGGGAACAAACAGCTAGACAATATTGCCACAAGATCAGAACTTCCCGCCCTTACCGGAAGAATGAACAAGCTTACATTGAATCATTTAATCGAACCCTTAGAAAAGAGTGCTTGGGTTGGAGAAACTACAAGAAAAAAGATCTTAGACTAGTCCAACAGAAAGTCAATCAATTCCTAGACTTCTACAACAATACCAGACCTCATTTATCATTAAATCTTATGAGTCCTAAACAGTATTTGTCG